The region TGGATGCTCGGTATGGATCGGGGACGCACGTGATTGGCCAGATGGCACAAGACGACCCCGTCAGTCAAAGCTGCCCCAAGATCACTGGGTAAAGACACCTTGAGTCGACACTCGATATTCTACAGGGTTGCAAAACAAGACTTCATTTGTAGAAATCATTTGTGAAAAAAGAATTTGAATGATtatactcgcgcacacacacaaccagtcaaaagtttttgaacagtaagatttttaatgtttttaaagaattctcttctgctcaccaagctgcattcatttgagccaaaatacagtaaaagcagaaatattgtgaaatacttttactatttaaaataactgctttctgtttgaatatattataaaatgtaatttatttctgtgatcaaagcaacattttcagcatcaatatTCTTCATTGTCTTCTAATACACTGATTTGcttttcaaaaaatttttttattattatcaatatttaaaacagttgagtacatttttttcaggattctttgatgaacagaatgaTCATAAGATCAgcgtttatctgaaataaaacatttttgtaacattatacactactACACTATACTATTTAAAAGCTCGAgtcagtgtgtatgtatatatatatatatatagcatcgatgctttaatttgatcaaaagtgacgataaagaatttataatgtcacaaaagatttctttttGAGATATATGCTGTTGTgctgaactttgtattcatcaaagaaacctgaaaaattaTACAATCATAATAAATACATGCTTTTTGAGCAGTAAATCTGAATTTTAGAATGagttctgaaggatgatgtgactggagaaatgatgctcaaaattcagctttgaaatcacaggaataaattacattttaaaatatattcaaatagaaaagttattttaaatagaacaaatatttcaattatttttcaaTACTTCAAAATGACTGTTTTTGCCGTactttggattaaataaatgcaggcttggtgagagacatctttaaaaaaaaccattaaattattaatgttgaaaaacttttgactggtagtgtatttatgcatgtataatcaataaataaatagatggaaCAGCAGTTTGTTTGACGCACTCTTCTCAGCTGCTCTATTAGTATTGCTTCCTCTCCCCTGGGGGCGGGACTCTGTGTGGGCGTGGCTTCATCTGGCTCCGCCTTCTGTGTGCCTGATTCTCCTGCAAATTATTACATGCACAAGTAGCAATGATTGACACGCGTGTAACAGAGCACTACAGTTACTACCCACTTTTCAGTGAGATTATAATTACTATTTATACACTATTATAGCATTATCATTAaagctatttttacattttcagttttagtcattttgttaagttttttttatttttgaatgcttCAACTTTTCAAGTGAtattttttctgatttatttaaatgaacaaaataatacTAACTAAATAACTACATACAGTAAATAACTAAATGAACAATTACAATGCTGCCGCTTTTTCAGTGACTTACTTCTCACATTTTCTCCATAATGCATTACATTCTTCAATTCTTCAAAATGAAGAGTTCAAGACAAACCAACTAGTTCTCACAAAATGATATTCAAAGCAAAGAGCATCAAAGCAAATGATACGAAGGCAACAGTGCAACACAGTGTTCTTCTATTTTTTCCTGAGGTTTAGGAAACTTTAATCCATTAACATGCATAGCATTCCCTAAATGTAACTGATAATACGCAATGCTTcagaaatataacaaaacattaaaatatatactgaCACCGATTCATGCACTTTACATAGGAAACCAGTCATTTTAGACACACTTTCAAAACTGTTGCAACAGagataaaaacacaattttttcataagaacagaaaaggctcctgtccAAACTCTTGCTataaaattagaagcacacaaCTCCCTAGAATATCATTACATGCTTAAACATTTGTACTCTAAAGTAGTCAAATCTGTTCTTTAGAAGAACACTTTTAGTGCATGCATCATGAAAGTCGCACATGCAGCAATTGACTGCATCAGACAAACAAAccttttttcttctcctctctctgGCCGAGGCGGAAAAGATAACTCTCAGGTCTCTGGATGGGGTACGTCAGGGTTTGGAGGGCTGTAAGACCAGCAAAATAAGTCACAATGGGATGTGGGGGCAAAGAATTAAATGGCAAAACAGAAGGAATGAGGAAGATCAAGTCTGATTTAAACAAACACATACCGGTGGGAGACAGCGAGCCATAATCTTCCCCTGGCTACAgaataaaaaattaagtcaaatcaGTGGAAATTACATTGATAAAAATCTTGgcagtttttgagattcgccCTCATTTTTAATGTGTGAACTTCCAAACcctaaacaaacatacacatgcaTCAGCTGAAATCTTAAACAGGCATGACCTGTCCAGCATCAGTTCCTCAATATGAAATACAAATACTGCTCATgaatttatgaaattaaaatcaTCCACAATAAGCTTATTTGAATCAAATAAAGTGATGGAGGCAGATCAGCGGAATTAGGAGgaaataaacagagaaagattaaGAAGAGTTTGTTGCTGAAGGAAAAACacttaaatgttaaatcttttcTTTTAGGATGCATaagcttaaattaaaaaaattacaatgttgtAATGATAATGTTGACTGTTAAAATTTAAGTAAATCTGCAGGAAACGTGCATAATAAGATTATTTGCATTTATAGAAACAAAAGTGATGGCGGTGGAGCTTCTCCaggctacaaataaacaaataataaataaataaataaaaatgattaattatttaaatttacaagCAAGCCTAAAATAATTTTTGAGAGTAAAATCATCCAGAAAAAtcctttataaatgtatttgcatgtacagaaataaaatataggtAAATCATCTCTAGgctgcaaacaaaataaaaaaattaatattgacaaagattatttgtattaatagaaaaagtaAAAGTGGTGGATCATCTACAAGTTACaaacaaattgtattattattattattattatttaatttactagCTTAAAACAATATTTGAGAATGAAATTGTCAAAAAACTACAACATCCATAATAAGCTTATTTGCATCTAGAGTGATGCAGATCATCTCCAGtctccaaacaaacaaataatgaaaatgtgtgAGTAGCTTTGCAACAAGCAAAAGTTTAATACAAAGGTTTTTGGGGTAATTTACGCACCTCGTCATTAATCAACAGCAGTGAATGGTACTGTAGGTCTATCTACAGACAGCTAGTAAACATGTCTGTGTGTCTTTCACCTGTTTGTGAGGGTCTGGCCTCTTCTTTATAGTGTTGGTGTCTGTGTCTATCTCAAATATCAGAAGGGGCTCAAACTCACTCTGACACAGAACCAACatgacagagagaaaaagagagaaagacaggaagAGAAGCAAAAAAAGCAGGGCAGGCGTGTTAAAGATGCTCGCCGGGAGAAGCAGATCTAATATTAAAGATGCACTCagcaatttttaataataattagatagtAATAACTATCAGTTTGAAGATAAGGCTGGTCGTATCTTAACAAAACCGCTTTTGCTAGCCACAAGAGTCTTGAGAAGAGTTAAGAACAGCTTTTTAATTACTGAGTGCAACTTTAAACGAGGTAAACAGCTTATAAATAACCTTTAATCATGTTAATACATTATGCAaagttatataaagcacaatAGGAAAGTGAACACACAAGAGAAATGAGAGGATGTGCAGAGGATGACGCATGATCTGAGCTGATTGGCTCTTACCAGGAAGAGGGCGGAGTCATCTGTGTGAGTGGACCATCTGGAGGGGTACAGACTCTGGGGTGGGACAGTGTGCATATGACTACAGCGccacacactcacattcacacacacacagcaggatgAAGTGATGGATGGGAGGAAGTGACTGTGTAAATGTGAAGGAGACACTCACCTCACTGTCTGTCGGACTGAGCTTCGTAGGGCTCGGAGTCGACTTGTGCTGAAAATACAAGACAGAAAATCGAGTTCCTATCTCTAGAACATATATAGGAGAGTTTTAATTGGGATATGGATGCTAAAGATCCAGTTTCGCCCTTCAGAGCATCGTGATGTCGTTATAGTAAATGCCGTTATATCTGTAAGCCTGGAGCACAAAACTAGTCATGAGGGTAAATTTtgcaaaattgagatttatacataatctgacaGCTGATTAGATAatctttctattgatgtatggtttgctaGAATacaacaactatttgaaaatctggaatctgagggtgtaaaaaatctgaatattgagaaaatcatctttaaagtcgttcaaatcaagttcttagcaatgcatattactaatcaaaaattaagttttgatatttacggtaggaaatttactaaatatcttcatggaacattatctttactaaatatccgaatgatttttggcataaaagaaaaatcaatcattttgatccatacaatgtattttttgtgctccagggtcacattttgttAACTATTGCAAAGCTTTTAGTAGAcgagacttaaagggatagttcacccaaaatttaaaatgGTAATCTTTTACTCATTCTCAAGTTGTTCCGAGCATATATgagcttctttcttctgttgaacacaaaagaagatattttgaataatgttggtaaGCAAACGGTTGacggtacccattgacttccatagtatttttttccatactatagaagtcaatgggtgccgtcaactGTTTGCTTACCAACATTCTCCAGACCATCTTctttcagaagaaagaaactcatataaGCATCTTGAGGATGAATAACTGATGAGTAAATGAAGAATCTTCATCAGTAACacccattttttattgtttttacatgTCGTTAAAAAGCATTTGCTAACAAACATTTAGCTGGGGATATTAAACATCATCACACCGAACAGGTAAACTCACAGATGTGAATTGCTTTTACGGATTCATTGTGTTTCTAATCATACTCAAGCAATGTTTGCAGCACTTTTTCtgcaaatgcattaataattgtgtgtatgagtgtgtgtacctTGACGTAATTCATGACGCCGTCTCTTTGCACTAATCTTGTTTTGTGTCTCTCCTCCTCGTACCGCAGAGCCGCCAGCTGAGCTTCCCGTCTCACTCTCTCCACACCGACGCCAGAACACGACGCCGCACCAGCGGAGCGCTGACACACAACCAGAATAAATTCGGTAAATTTCCGAGTAAATTTCATTGACTGCATAATGACAGGGACTCTAACCTGATTATGAGCGTATGAAGATGTGACCGCTGGTTCTGAGCCACCACTAAAGAGACAACAATTAAAGAACTGTTAGTGAAAACAGATATTTAACTTCTTTGTTTGATTTCTAATTCTTAATTGTTTAGCGGCCAAGCCTCGATGTCGTGGCACCCATTGTAATAGTTGGCGTTCTTCTTCGGAAGTCTATGTTGGTCCATAAAATTCCTTGCGGGAAAGTTATCAAATTTGGCATGGAGGTATAGGACAGTCTCAACATTAACCACAGCAAGTTTGGAGTCTCTAAGTCAAACCttctagcgccaccaactggccaAATTTGCACTAATGTTTATTCTAACAACTTTTGAACTAAAGTTTagaagcaaaatatttttttttctaatcccTTAGCTCAGATAATTAAACATTTATGATGGAAAACATTTATGGAATACAAGGTTTCATGCATTTTTGCTTAGAATTTATGAACAAAAAATTTGGCctcaaaaaattacaaatatgattTGTCTCTTCAGATTCAGTCATACAATACCCAATTTCCCCATGTCAACCATTAATAATGTTGTCAAAAATGCTGTATTTCATGAACTCTTTGGCATATCATTACGAAACCTGGTGCTTAAAAAGGTTTTTGTGGAGGCGCCCCCTTGTGGTTATTCAttataatgaaattacaaaaaatcCGAATAGCTTTTGATTAGTTATACTAATCCTAGTCTTGACAGATTCCTTATATCATGCTGAGAACATTTATCCAAATTATGCCATAATCAGCTGAACTTCGCGTCAGCCATTTCGATTTACGCTGAAAAACTACTTTTTCGAACTTCTTCTAGAGCGCTGATCCAATTTTCACAAATTTCGACCCAAATCATCTTCGTTTACCACGTTAATGAATTTGATGGCATGGTGCCAAACTGCATCTGatgctgtatctctgcaaagctttgacatattgacaccaaacttcaTGTGTGTCATTTTCACCTAACACTAACAAAGCCACATCAATTTGAcaacagtgccacctattggtAAAAACTGGTAAAGCAATAAATCATATTACTAATGATTGAATTCATGATTTTTCAGCTAGTCAAAGCAGAGGGGAAACAGACATGCTTCTGGAGGAGAGCAAATGTATATTATACAttgtagttatcatttgaaaaagttGAATTAGTTCAGCACCGGTTATGTAAGGAGGTTTGGAGTCTGGGATCATCAGTTCTGAAGTCTCTGGACGGGCTGGTCTTCACGGGTGAACCCTAGAAACAGAGTCAAGCTGTCATTATTCCCCATGATGTGATCAGACATTCATCAGTAATGCAAACCTCTCTGGTGATTCGTCTTTCAATGTAGGCCATAAACTGTGAGCTGAGGCTGAGAGGCTCCGCCCCTTTACGGCTCCGcccatcctcctcctcatcatccccTGTACAGCTGTCAATGAAGTCTATCTGTTCAAGCTCTGCTTCCACTTTAGAAAGAGATGACAAGGTGATTTAAAACTAAAATCCTGTAGAGCTTATTACTGGAGCACTCGTACTAAATCTTACATGTGCCATTGGTCATGTGAGACCCTGTCCGATGATCCTCACGCTCTCTTTCTCGATCTCGTCTCTGTTTTTGCTCTCTGGTGATTTCCGCCACTCTCAACGACAAGTCTGACAACTCGTCTGAAGGCTTTAAGAAAGGATAGATGGGGAACAGGCAGAAGAGGACAATGAAATACATTATGGATAGAGTGGATTGATGATTGAGTGATCAGAATAGCACTTGCCTCATTTCCAGACCACCTTTTGTCTCCGCTGTCCACACTGTTAAAGCCGGAGTCCAGAGCGCCGTACGGTTGGCCAGTATACAAATCCTCTgcactgagagacagacagatcagagaaaaaaagaaacaaagaaatagTCTGCTGAAGGTCTGACCATATCACCCTACAAGAGATGaaggtaaaatgtttttttctcaaattgtCTGGTGTCTGGATATGGCTTGGGTCCCTCCTCCAATGTAATTCTGTGGTATTTTCTccctttaattaattttaaatgtaattttattgtattttattttactttatctcAAAGTCCTTGATTTACTGCTCTCAAGTCTGTGCTGTTTTTTcacccatttattttatttttattttactttatttcaagtCCTTGATTTCATGGCTTCAAGTtggtttttaaccttttattttattttattttatatatttcctgGACTCAAGTTgatgtttttaaccttttatttttattttattttatattatgtattttttttttagctagttTTGATTTCCTGGCCTTAAgttgatttttttaaacattttatattattttactttattctattttattttattttatgtatttcctGGCCTCAAGTTGacgtttttaaccttttattttatttatttatttttttcatttaatgtttttttattttactttaactcATGTTTTTGATTTCCTGGCCTCAAGTTGATATTTTTTTTCAcccatttatataacttttttattttataacttatttattttgtattttataaatttttgccAACACAAATAATAACCTAATTTATCAATAAAGTAACAGCAACATTTTAGGTATTATAATCTGTAACCACTTAATGTATGAATCCTTATAAAGATTATGCTTTTACCACAAAACATCTTGAAGATCACTGTGGCTCCTTGTATACAAGATCCACATATAAGTTTGTCAAATTTCCTGTTGAGAAGTTTGATCTCTCCATCATCTCATCTACTGTCATCCGGTTTAGCTGCAATCTCTCCTCTCTTCATACCTTCCTACCAATCCATCCAAGCTTTaattctgtatgtgttttttacTTTCTCTCCCTTCTTATCTGCAGAATCGCTCTGCTCTGCGTGTCCTCAGAGAGATACGGCCGATAAACAACGGCTCAAATGAATGTGGGTGCGAGAGCGAAAGACAAGGAGGAGTTTATGCTCACAAAACCCAGACATAGGAAGCCAGTTCTTACCAGGATCCGAAAGGCACTGGTCTTCTGTCGTAGTCTGGAAGGTCTGATGCTGCTTTACATGCATCCATgttcagatatttaaatatatgaatctTTCCCTTTATACAGATCTGGAAAAACACACCGATAACAAAGATTCTGTCTTAGCGGAGAACAGTTCTCGAAggcaataaaaacatatttttactaTTATAAAGTGACGTGTTTCTTGGATCAGAACAGGAATGTGTTTTACCTGTGCAGGTGGGCTCTGGAGAGGATTGTTGTCCAGAATGATGCTCTGGAGGTGTCTGAGATTGCGGTAGCATACTGGGATTGTCGTTATCTTGTTACAGGAAAAATCAAGCCGGACCAATGGCAGCTCCGCCAACTCTGCAAAACTGAAGACTCTAAGTACATGCActcttatatttaatttgaaataaaaaaaatgcatgctcaAATCATTGCAGAAGAAACTGAGTGTATGCACTCTTATATtacactatattatattatattatattatattatattatattatattatattatattatattatattatattatattacactatattacactatattacactatattatattatattatattatattatattacactatattatattatattatattatattatattatattatattatattacattacattatattatattacactatattatattacactatattatattatattatattatattatattatattatattatattacactatattatattacactatattatattatattatattatattacactatattatattacactatattacactatattacactatattatattatattatattatattatattatattatattatattatattatattatattataccgaTGAACACAGATATGACAACACATCAACACACAAACATCACTCGCTTCATTCAGGTGCAGGTGCTTGAGTTTCTGACCTGGAGGCAGGCGAACGAGATGGTTTCTGCGGATGTTGAGGTCGCGCAGAGCTTCCAGCTGACCGATCTGTGGAGGAAGCGTCTGGATCTCATTACAGCTGACATccttgaagagagagagagagagagagagagagagaactgatgAGTGATGTGCATTAGAGAGAGCACATGTGAAGATGAGTGCAGAGCGCTGGTCCACACACCAGTTCTGTGAGCTGTCTGAGTTTGCCCAGATCCTCCGGCAGCGAGACCAGCTTGTTATTGCAGGCGATCAAAACTTTGAGCGGCAGACGGCACACATAAGCGGGGAGAGTGGACAACTGGTTTCGACTGCAaggagaaaacaacaaaaaaaacaagagaatCAGAAACTGTTTGCAGGCCGAATTACTAGATTTAAGGAAATATGAGtggtactttcacttgagtaactTGGAAAGGGCAAAGTAGCTACTAAAGAGTTCTGAATGATTTCATGCTGATAACAGTGTTGCTGTGGTTGACTAAAACtagggttgcaaaaaggtggaaCATTTTGGAAAGATTCCAGGATTTTTTTGAATATTCCAGGGATTTTTTAAAAGTTTCTGGAAATTTACTGGACATTTcccacccctttgcaaccctaaCGATAgctattaaatgaaataaaaaaaacaaatattagatgaaaattttatttaatactttatattacattttatttttattttactgtattgatgctatattttattattttttttgtattttatttgccaCCAAGCAAAAGCAAAAGATGACCTGATTACTCAGAATAGTAATAGCAAACTCTCCTCAAGATTTAGGCATCAAAATTTGTAAACAAACGTcctaaatatgtataaaaaaatttaaatgaaaaaaatggtgttattgttaaccaaattaaatgtaatttaaatgtaaacaaatattatacaattattagatgaaaaacttcaactcaaactaaaattaatacatttattttgaaaactaactggaaaaaaaagtacaattactaataatttttatatatatatataaaaagctaaattgaaaataaaaactgaaattaaaactaaaagctgATTCAAAACATCACATAcaataacagtaaaaaataacactaaaatagcACTAATTGGTTTCTTACTGGTCTTCATCAAAAGAGCCCACATCTGTATTTCTCTACTGGATTCTGACAAAGTttggcaattttcatttttgtgtgaactatccctttaaatctcaAATCATGAATTGTAAGAACAAATGGAAtcaacattgtattttttttaacaaatccaATCAATGTTTTTCATATCTCCAGAGCTCTGTGTTAAAACACTGCTGCCGTTCAGCTGTGGTAACATTTCAAATGGTCAAATATATTCTAGCGTTATGTTATATACgctgtgtctgtgtttatgaccTGATGTTTAGGTAGGTGAGGGACTGTAGGTTTATCAGACTCTCTGGTAGTGAACGCAGACAGTTCTGGTACAGGTTCAAACTCTCCAGCgacacaaacatgcacacctCCACCGGCAGCTCTGTCAGTCTGTTTCGTGATAGATCTGAGAGGACacagaacagagagagaaagagacgatGAGAAACACACGTCTGGCATCCAGGACGGCTGCACACCTGTCATGTAAAAGCGTGTTTGATGAGCTCTTGGCTGTCTGTTCCTGGACCAATGTGCTGGAAATCCAGTCTCTGAGAACCTTTCTTCTACTTGAGGTCAGGGAAATGATACAGATGCATCAGCATTagccaaaatatttattttatgttttttattactgCTTTTGATCTGAAATTGGCTGATATTGAAAGCAGGGTATATTAAGGTTCACTGCTGCTAGCCAAAATGCCAATCACAACATCTTTTTGGTGCAATACTTCACATAAATAAAATCCAAACACGGAGTCACTGAACTTCTCATTTGCTACAAATAGAGTAGAGTAGACCGATTCTAGTCTGTGTGGGGAAAAACTGACATTTCCATTGCATTATCCAGGTCTATCCAATTGTCAGCTAGCAGAAACAGGTTTGGTTCTCCTTAGTATGACATATGATTGCTTTCAAAACAGCCAGTGAAACATATGCATAATTAAGACTgtcaaattttaatttgaaatacaaAATGCACGCTCAAATCAATGCAGAAGAAACTGAGTGTATGCActcttatatttaatttgaaataaataaaaaatgcatgacCAAATTacaaaatgcatacataaaaCTATCAATTAGATGCAGCCACACAATACATGCATTAgattttaaatctaaatataataacAGCACTTCTGGTGCATATACAGATGCTAGATACTCATTTCTCACTTGCTCCAGACCACTTTCAATCCCACAATAACTCCATATCAGATTCATAATCTCATATTACTTTGTTTAACCCTTTAGTACATGTTTAGGGGTAAACAAAGTGCCTATTAGATTTAATATCTGTCTGAAATGATCTAAACTCTTTATATAATTgcatgcaagcacacacacacacacacacacacactttaaacccAGAGGACAAACACTCACACAAGGGATCCCATGACCACCAAAAATAGCTGCCGGACTAGGAGTGAGATAAATGTCCATTTCTCTGTTCTGGATTACATGAAAGAGGCCAGTAGAACTTCACTGGTGCTCTACACTCAGAGAAGATTCAGAGGGACCGAACTTACCGGAAAAAGTTTGTTTTTGAGAACAATCTAATCTTAACattcccccctttttttttgttttgcatttcacTTCTAAAGTGTCTGAAGTTCAGCCACAAAACCGACCATATAAATACAAGGAAAAATACGTTGTTTTCAAAGCctttaaaaatattatgtgtgtattttataaatacattttaatttgaatttttttgaatATACAAATATAGCACAAATAACAATATAAagcaaatgaaaatgttattttaaaagattctgaccttatttttttgtcattttatgaatatattatatagCATAAATGTCAATACACTTCAtctgttttaaaaaaattgtctgtacattttaaacacttttaataAGATTAAAAACTTCTAACAATATTTTGTCTGTATTTTCTGAATATATTAATAGCAAAAATGGctagataaaaacaaaaacttcaacagggaaaaaaactaaaatataaaaataagaaaaatgttgtttttttatatataattttctcagttctctctgaatacacatacacatacacacacatatatatatatatatatatatatatatatatatatatattatatataaatatatatatatatatatatatatatattttttttatatatatatatatatttttttttttcacatttacattttctgaatatactaatatagctaaaatttaaaaacactacgaaaatgtgtatttaaaaacattacatgaacattttaattcatCTGAATATACTAAATGGGACAAAGGACATAAGAAAGCGAGCAAATAGATAAATATTGAGATGTATATTACATAAAACATACTGATCAGTGTTTAGCAACACAACATGAGTGTAATCAGATCTGCAGCCTGTATGTTTGTTTGTACTGATGACACTCGATCTATGTTTGTAACAGTGAGATCCCGGATGGGGAAGACAGGAAGTGCTGCTGACTGTAACATCTGCTTCCTACACTGACAGCTACCTAAAACACAGCACCGATCCATTAC is a window of Carassius carassius chromosome 23, fCarCar2.1, whole genome shotgun sequence DNA encoding:
- the lrch3 gene encoding DISP complex protein LRCH3 isoform X2; protein product: MAASVLLSAESPVPSFTVGHLAGAAAAGAAHHGLSIAPGAASWSRSLDRALDEAAATGALTLSGRKLKEFPRSAAGHDLTDTTRADLSRNRLTELPVEVCMFVSLESLNLYQNCLRSLPESLINLQSLTYLNISRNQLSTLPAYVCRLPLKVLIACNNKLVSLPEDLGKLRQLTELDVSCNEIQTLPPQIGQLEALRDLNIRRNHLVRLPPELAELPLVRLDFSCNKITTIPVCYRNLRHLQSIILDNNPLQSPPAQICIKGKIHIFKYLNMDACKAASDLPDYDRRPVPFGSCAEDLYTGQPYGALDSGFNSVDSGDKRWSGNEPSDELSDLSLRVAEITREQKQRRDREREREDHRTGSHMTNGTLEAELEQIDFIDSCTGDDEEEDGRSRKGAEPLSLSSQFMAYIERRITREGSPVKTSPSRDFRTDDPRLQTSLHNRGGSEPAVTSSYAHNQRSAGAASCSGVGVERVRREAQLAALRYEEERHKTRLVQRDGVMNYVKHKSTPSPTKLSPTDSESLYPSRWSTHTDDSALFLSEFEPLLIFEIDTDTNTIKKRPDPHKQPGEDYGSLSPTALQTLTYPIQRPESYLFRLGQREEKKKGESGTQKAEPDEATPTQSPAPRGEEAILIEQLRRNIECRLKVSLPSDLGAALTDGVVLCHLANHVRPRSIPSIHVPSPAVPKLTMAKCRRNVENFLEACRRIGVPQNQLCLPLHILEERGVSQVAGTVRALLDLAPPKHMASPSTTPTSPSFTSPLAL
- the lrch3 gene encoding DISP complex protein LRCH3 isoform X3 → MAASVLLSAESPVPSFTVGHLAGAAAAGAAHHGLSIAPGAASWSRSLDRALDEAAATGALTLSGRKLKEFPRSAAGHDLTDTTRADLSRNRLTELPVEVCMFVSLESLNLYQNCLRSLPESLINLQSLTYLNISRNQLSTLPAYVCRLPLKVLIACNNKLVSLPEDLGKLRQLTELDVSCNEIQTLPPQIGQLEALRDLNIRRNHLVRLPPELAELPLVRLDFSCNKITTIPVCYRNLRHLQSIILDNNPLQSPPAQICIKGKIHIFKYLNMDACKAASDLPDYDRRPVPFGSCAEDLYTGQPYGALDSGFNSVDSGDKRWSGNEPSDELSDLSLRVAEITREQKQRRDREREREDHRTGSHMTNGTLEAELEQIDFIDSCTGDDEEEDGRSRKGAEPLSLSSQFMAYIERRITREGSPVKTSPSRDFRTDDPRLQTSLHNRGGSEPAVTSSYAHNQRSAGAASCSGVGVERVRREAQLAALRYEEERHKTRLVQRDGVMNYVKHKSTPSPTKLSPTDSESEFEPLLIFEIDTDTNTIKKRPDPHKQPGEDYGSLSPTALQTLTYPIQRPESYLFRLGQREEKKKGESGTQKAEPDEATPTQSPAPRGEEAILIEQLRRNIECRLKVSLPSDLGAALTDGVVLCHLANHVRPRSIPSIHVPSPAVPKLTMAKCRRNVENFLEACRRIGVPQDSLCSVGDVLKGEAVCVFRLVEALLSLAPPPFHSAPSSQLAGFALFYLSIMSLLCALYCHLVPIL
- the lrch3 gene encoding DISP complex protein LRCH3 isoform X1, encoding MAASVLLSAESPVPSFTVGHLAGAAAAGAAHHGLSIAPGAASWSRSLDRALDEAAATGALTLSGRKLKEFPRSAAGHDLTDTTRADLSRNRLTELPVEVCMFVSLESLNLYQNCLRSLPESLINLQSLTYLNISRNQLSTLPAYVCRLPLKVLIACNNKLVSLPEDLGKLRQLTELDVSCNEIQTLPPQIGQLEALRDLNIRRNHLVRLPPELAELPLVRLDFSCNKITTIPVCYRNLRHLQSIILDNNPLQSPPAQICIKGKIHIFKYLNMDACKAASDLPDYDRRPVPFGSCAEDLYTGQPYGALDSGFNSVDSGDKRWSGNEPSDELSDLSLRVAEITREQKQRRDREREREDHRTGSHMTNGTLEAELEQIDFIDSCTGDDEEEDGRSRKGAEPLSLSSQFMAYIERRITREGSPVKTSPSRDFRTDDPRLQTSLHNRGGSEPAVTSSYAHNQRSAGAASCSGVGVERVRREAQLAALRYEEERHKTRLVQRDGVMNYVKHKSTPSPTKLSPTDSESLYPSRWSTHTDDSALFLSEFEPLLIFEIDTDTNTIKKRPDPHKQPGEDYGSLSPTALQTLTYPIQRPESYLFRLGQREEKKKGESGTQKAEPDEATPTQSPAPRGEEAILIEQLRRNIECRLKVSLPSDLGAALTDGVVLCHLANHVRPRSIPSIHVPSPAVPKLTMAKCRRNVENFLEACRRIGVPQDSLCSVGDVLKGEAVCVFRLVEALLSLAPPPFHSAPSSQLAGFALFYLSIMSLLCALYCHLVPIL